TCTGGGCCATGGTGGAGGACAAGTGGGGCGTTCCCGCGCCCATGGAACTCTCCGGCGAGGAGATCCTTGAATCCCTGGGGCGAAGGCTCGGGTGCCTTGTCTCGGGAGGGGCCGTGGATATCCTCTCGGCGGGCCGCAAGTTCGTGGAGGCCTTTTCCACCGGCAGGCTCGGCCCGGTGACCCTGGAGCTTCCGGGGGACTCTCCATGGATCTGAGCCGGTGGGGAAGGGTCGCCGGGGCGGATGAAGCCGGACGGGGCCCCCTCGCCGGACCGGTAGTCGCCGCAGCGGCGGTTCTGACCCCTGCCCAGGAAGAGGAACTTCTCTCCCTTGGCCTCACCGATTCAAAGAAACTTACCCCCCGGAGGCGGGAATTCCTTTTTGAGCGGATGCTCATCCTGAAGGTCCAATGGCGGGCCCAGGCAGCCTCACCGGCCAGGATCGACGGAATGAACATCCTCAGGGCGTCTCTCTGGGCCATGGGGCGCAGCGTGGAGAAGCTTCCCCCGTGCTTCGACACGGTCATCGTGGACGGCACCTTCCCCCTTCCGGGGCTTGCCTTCCGCCAGGTTCCCCTTCCGAAGGCCGACAGCCTTGTCCCCGCCGCGGCGGCTGCTTCCGTGGCCGCCAAGGTGCTCCGGGACAGGGTCATGGATATTCTCGACGGCCTGTATCCCGGCTACGGCTTTCGAAAGCACAGGGGATACCCCACGGCGGCCCACAGAAAGGCCCTCGAGGCCCTCGGTCCCTCCCCCGTCCACAGGGCCAGCTTTACCTGGAGGGCACCCTGATGGCAGCCCAGGGCATCGGCGGCATCTCCGGCCCGTCGGTCCGGCCGGGCTTTCCCGAGGGGCAGACCCAGCCCCGGGTGGACGGCAGCCCCCGACAGCCTGGAACCCAGCTTCCCCGGATCGCCGACGGAACCCTGGTGAACGGCCTCGTCATGGAAGCCAGGGAGGAGGGATCCTACCTGGTCCGGGTG
The window above is part of the Aminivibrio pyruvatiphilus genome. Proteins encoded here:
- a CDS encoding ribonuclease HII, which gives rise to MDLSRWGRVAGADEAGRGPLAGPVVAAAAVLTPAQEEELLSLGLTDSKKLTPRRREFLFERMLILKVQWRAQAASPARIDGMNILRASLWAMGRSVEKLPPCFDTVIVDGTFPLPGLAFRQVPLPKADSLVPAAAAASVAAKVLRDRVMDILDGLYPGYGFRKHRGYPTAAHRKALEALGPSPVHRASFTWRAP